A region of the Melanotaenia boesemani isolate fMelBoe1 chromosome 6, fMelBoe1.pri, whole genome shotgun sequence genome:
GGGTATTTAGCATAATGTTTTAAGGGTCTCCTTGTATATTGAAATATGTAATAGAAGTGACATAATTTGCTGAGAAAATTGCTTTTCAAGCTGATTGTTTCATAGCAACAAGCACACGAAGTAGCAGAATACCTGATACTTGTTCTGCAACATCGTGCAGCACAAACCAGTCATCTTCCACTTTTCTTGGTTGTGGCTGGTTAACCAACACCACAGCTGGTCTCACAGCTTCCATCACATAATCTggttttggttcagctggtggAGTGACACGCTGAACCACAGCAactgacacagaaacacaaaatgaataaatctgatGCTAACATTTGAGTGCAGCATACACAGGCTAACAGGGAATAAGTGGTACCTGGGAGCATGACTACTGGTTTCCCTCGTGTGACATCAAACAGCTTAAACCAATCATtttctcctcctgtctctgAAAGTGGTGCAAGTTGGCTCGGTCTAATTTCAGAAATGCGTGTCCCATCTTGCCTCCTGTCCACACCAATTATCACCTTCTTGTATGTTCTAGTTTCTGTAGTTTTCACCTCAGCCTCAAATGTCTTCTTCATATCCCGAACAATCTCAAGTGGAGTAGCTGGCACAGACAAGAGGGTGAAAGAAGCTGTGTGACGGTAGCAGATTCACTGAAATAAAGCAAACATCTTGTCTGGGatgcaaacatttaaataactATATACCTGTTGGTACTGTAACTGCTTTTCCGTGAACAGCATCaaacagaataaaccagtcaTCATCGATCTTTGGCAGCTGCTGAAAAGGCTGCGGGCTAATCTGGTCAAGATAAAACTTTGGCTGCACACTTTCTGCTTTAGCTGGAACAGCTGGATAGATTTTAGATGGTGGTGGCAcataaactgaaagaaaaaaataataatcttctACTTTGACACCTTTTAAATTCCAGATAATCTTTTGACATGATAacttgcaaaacaaaaagacattttgggGCTCTGGGTACCTGGAGGCACATAAGAAGTCGCTCTGGAAACGAAATCCAGCAGCAAAAACCAATCATCCTCTCCCTCCCTCATTGGTAGCAACATTTTCTGCTCTGGAAGCTGCTTGTCGTCTTTCTGCATCAAAATTTCCTCAACTACAATGTCCGACCTGGACTTTACAGTCAAAACCTTACTCACACTGGAGACACTTTCTCTGTGATAAACCTGAGAGGACTCAGCCATGGAAACtatggaaaacaaaatgaaagagcGACATAAGACAATTGagcacaataagaaaaaaacgaCTTAAAAGATGCATGTGGAAAAATCTGCAGTACCTGGAGGCACAAAAGATGTTTGTCTAATAGGAACATCCAGCAGCATAAACCAGTCATCTTCCCTCTCAACtggaatcagttttatttctgtgtccCTGACTAAAACCTTTGCTCTTTGTTCTCGCTGCTTGACAGCCATTACTTCAGTCAGAGAGACACCTTCTTTTGGGGTCacttcaacaacaaaaacaaaagaaataataaaaattaaacataaaaacactatGGATATGAAAAAACGCAAAAGGAAAACTAATTGCCTTCATAAAACTGGGAAGAAGAACAGGGGAAGTTCACCTATACCTGGTGGCACATATGTTGTTTTACTGGGAAGAACATCCAACAACTTAAACCAGTCATCTTCTCTGTCCGCCACCTGCTGTTGTAGGATTTCTTCTAGATACCTCGGTGCCTCTTGTATTATCTGTCTCTCTTCAATTAGTACCTTTTCCTCTTCTACATCTCCGGCCACAGAGACAAAAGCTTGGTCATCTGTCTGGGCTCTCTCTCTTAATGTGACTGATGAGTAAAGTCAGGAGAAAGCAGTGACACGACTTCCTTTCCATGCATGTGTAATATAAAAgcacaagaaaaaaaggtgttttGAAAAACAGTGCGGGACGTGTGGTACCTTGTGGTAAATAAGATGTTTCTCTGGGAGGAACTTCCAGCAGCACAAACCAAGAGTCATCGACTCTTCCTACGACATACGGTTGCTGTAGGATCTCAGGCACTCTCCACACTTCCTCCTGTCTTACTTTCCTCTCCTCAactttaacttctgttttcacCACAAGGGCAGCAACCTCAGACTTCGAGCTGAAATATTCACTTCCATTCCCTTCCACAGCAGTAATCAAATTAGGAGAGTAAAGATAGGTAGTATGTGACCACAGGAGCAAATATACAGCAGCTTATTGTAAAAGAAGCAAAGCAGGACATGACGTAGTTTTCACTTGCaaaaaactacataaatatgcaaataaatggatatgtgtatgtgcatttactcatttttgctctttttaaagTCTTAACCATATtcaatttatcatttatatcaCTGACTTTGTCATGCTGATTTTCTAAATACCTACAACAGTGATTAATTTCATACTGATGTCCACATATGTGTGCACATATTAAAGCTGGTATTTCTTGATATAATATAAATTTCTGAAATGCAAAGATTTATATGTGCATGTTTTCCCTCCTTTCTCAAATTAGTTATGAAATGCTGTGTTGGGGTTTGTTGGCTTTTATTTTCCCCTCTTTTCTCATTTTGATaggaaaaaacaataaaggatTGTTAACTTCATAATAATGGTCAAACAGTGGAGTCTCATAGAAGTAACCAGCAGAGGTATAATGCAAACAGAACTAATTGGTTAATATGTTTATGCTTGCCACTTTATCTATTTTAACATCATTAGAACAATAAATGGGTTAGTAGAGGTCCACAGCTGTTTGCAAAATTACATACTGTACCTGCTGGTTTATATAGAGGGCGATGAAAAAGTTCAAACCAGTCATCTTCATCTTCCATCTGAACATGATCCTCGGCCTGACCCCTCCCCGTAACCTCTTTCTGTGTCCTCTCCTCCGCTATCTCCCATTTGTCTAACACTGTCCCACCAGACTGTCCTCCATCTTCTACTGTTACCCTCTTTTTAGCGGTACGCTCCACCCTCTGATATGCTACTACAGAGGTGGTACCAGCAAGTTCTGGAGAAGCAAACTTCTCCTCCACCTCGCCTTGCCATTCTTTTTCGATCTGGCGTAGCTTCTCTCTCAAACTCTCATCTAAAAGATTCTCTTGCGTCACCAAAGTTTcactctcttcttcttcttcaggtaACAAACCTTTAAAGAACACCcgctttatttcttcttctagttcatcctcatcttcatctgttCTCTCCATCTTCCTCACAGATTTCCTTACTACCACCTTTGTAATACCTTTACCTTGCTGCTCCCACTCCTCCTCTTTTCTTAACTTTTCAACTTCCTCCTTCCCTAACTCCTCTTCTATTACTTTCTGAAGTCTCTCTGCCATCTCATCCACATCCTGCAGCCTTTCCTCTAAGCCCCTCACTTCCCTTAGCTTTCCTTCCAAAACATCCACCTCTGTCATCTTGTCTACTAAGGTAACTGTTTCCTGCAGCCTTTGAATCACTTCCTTAGTGGTCACTTCTGTACTCTGCTCCTCCACTCGGAGCTGGAACTGGACTTGGGATGAAGCTGAGAGGAGTTGCAACAAAAGTGAAACACTGAGCAGTGAAATTCAATTTGATTAATAAGTAGCCTCTTATATAATTCATATAAAAACTGtacttaaagaaaaataaaaagggttCTATAAATTGTTTTCCATACAAAAAAAACTCACACAGAGGCTGTTGTACACATTCAGAGGAAAACAAGATGAACCAATCATCTCGTTGGATGAATTCTGGTTGGAAAAGCTGGGCCAAGGAGGTCATTTCTGCCAAGCTGGGTTTGGCTGACAACATCAGAAAAAGATGCATGCGACATTTTTGGACTAGataaacaaaaacccacaaatCTCAAACAGTTGAAAACAGAGAGCAACATGTTTGGTTTTATCGAACGTTGGGtcaaaagctaaataaataaataactctcCAACTCAAACTGCTTCATTAGAAATGAATGAAGACCATAAACATGTAGCTAGGAATCTGTAGACATTGCCAGTGCTGATACCTGGCTCTTTTACAACATCAAAAGTTGAGACCACGGGAACTGGACGATCATGGTACAGAAGGGCAGACCAATCGTCTTCCTGTCtcatctgctgctgctcatcGGTTGCCAGCTCCTGCCATGGCTGACTGACTGACCGGGTAACGGTTGTCCCCTGCCAGGTCTGAACAGACTGTCCCTCCTCCCAGAACTGAGCGGAAGTCTGCTCTGATTCCCCTTTGGCTGTGAAGAGATGGCAAGGTGATGGCAGTTATGCAACGCTTCAGCTGGACAGATGACGGCTGCTGCGAATGCTTCACAGTGCTTCAAGCACGTTTGTAACCCAGTTAAATGCCAAGTAGTTTTACTGGTCTATTGTGAGTCCTTTAAAATGAGGTTagtgaaaaacataaaatatgcatCTTATAGTTcagaaaaaatgtgaatgaCCAGGATATACCTGCAGGTTATATTTCATTCTTTAACCTGTTTTAATGAAAGCGGCTGCAGCAGTGATGAGTGAGTCAGTGGGTTAAGAGGTTAAACATGCTGCAGgctaaaaggaaatgaaaatgtgtgtgctTTACACATTTAGCACAACTTCTGTGAAACAGCCACCTCGAGTCAGAAAATGTTCAAGAATGGTTCGGTATCAGATGAAGCTTGTTTAGCCCGATCCTTTTGGAGTTCACAGCAAGAAAACTACCCTTGAGTCATATCAAGGGAAGAACTAAGTATGTGTCACGTGTGGAAACGTGACATTTTTCCGACATGTTGAGCACAATGCAAAGCACATTTGCAAAGATTTAACGGCATAAAAGCGGATGAATGAGAACGTGTGAGGATGTTAAACGCAAACAGCGACCAGCGAGTTAGAAATATGCCAAAAGGCATTGCGAGCTGTTCCACACACTGGTACCTGGGAATTCAAGAGAAGACTGAGGTTTGTCAAGTTCCATCACTAACGACCAGTCATCAGTCTCAGACCTGCCTGATCCTGAAAGTTGCTGCAGAAACTGGAGAGTCTCCTCTCCAGCTGCAAGagtaaaacatgtcaaaaagAAGCTCATCAAAGCCAAGGTCCACTGCAAAAACCCAGATTTTAAAGCACAAACTTGCACGTACCTCCGTCTAGGTTACGAGACAGCCTCTTGCTTGCAGAACGTGCAAAGCGAGGGGCTGGGCGGTCGATCATGGAGCTCGCCTGGCGGGTCTGTGCCTGAGTGCGACCACTGTACCGAAACTTAGAGCCCAAGACGAGGAAGCGACGGGATGCAGGAGGCTCCACTGTCGACACCCTAAGCAAGAGGTACATCACAGAATCAATAAGACCATTTAATCTCAGTAAGACCAGGGATTCATCATTATTAATgggtttttatgtaaaaaggTAAACAACACTTTGTAGTTCATCTTAATAAGCAGGCTAAAACTAAAGGGTTTAATTATAAGATTAGGACCATGAGTGTGTAGCTTTCCATTAGCAGATTGTGATGTAGGGATTAAGGTACATTAAAGACGACCTGAAAATGACCTCCTGTTGCCAAGCAGGAAAGTGTCATCCTGAATTACAGAAGAACAACAAGGCTTTACCTGAAGAAGGTATGATGTTCAACACAAACTTTCCACAACTTCTTTGAGGCCTTGTAGTTGGGTAGTTTGAAGCCGATAGTGCTCTCATACTGCTCTTGCTAAAAGTAATcaaacagatgaaaatgaattaagACTTAAAGTCAATGACATTATTCTGCAACCCAACATGGAACAAATGAAAAGCTGATTAGttctaaaacacttttttttccagatgatGAATCACAAAATGTTCATTACCATGAAAATTACTCAAGTTTTTAACTGTAGGcgaataataaaaattatactATTTCAAAGCCAGTACAGCAGGTAATTTTGGGTAATATTTTATGGACTAGATTTGGGATTGGGAACAggtagaaaaactaaaacataatgAATGCTTGAGATTCACCTCTGATGGtctgattttaataaagaagCTGCTCCGTTTGTAAGAGATCTTGAGCACTTTAGGCCAAGGGAAACGGTTGATTCGAAGTTTGTCCTTGTAAACCATCAGACCGCTGGAGCAAACCCCCAGCGTAATGTCAACACCGTCAAGATCCTGCatgtaaaaacagaatcaaGGAGTCACACAACCGTCATCTCCCTGCACTTACAACACACAGTCACTGGGAGGCAGACTTTCTTACACAATCAAACAAAACCCTTTGGGGTCATGGGGTTTGTTattaatctctcttttttttcctctaaggGGAATGACATCaattttgtaattaaatttgCTACTGCTGCTTTACAAGCATGCTACtgtgaaataatgaaaagcaTAACAGGAAGTCAGAGTATAGTATCTCTCAGGATTTCCATGAAAAGACTTCAGTTAACCGGCAAAACAATAATCCCAACAGGGTAAAACAAttggataataaaaaaattgaatagaaataaaaatagtaatctCCACCTTGGCTTGGTGCAGGTCAACTCCATACATGGCAAGTTTCTTGGCATTTTCCAGAAACAGCATGTCTGCTTGGGCTGGGCTCATTGACCTGGAGACAGAAAATGAAGAGTTCTTTTCAAAGATATGCTTCATTGACACATAAAAGGGTTAAATTATTTGCAAGTAGGTTTGGgtcaaaaagtaaacaaacaaaaaaaagttaatggTTTGGCTCAGCTGAGCTTTGTGTTTAGAATCTACCACCTTCTCAATTGATCAAATCAGGTTCCATCGTCTTTCCTAACCTGTAAGTACGGTGTAGCTCCATCACTTTCTCCTCCAGCTCTTTGCTCTGTCCAGGAGCCAGGCTTAGATCTTTAAGATAGTCTGACCCGTGAACCTCTGGGTCATATTCTCCCACCTCTGACTGGGCTGTGTAGGAGCCCAGCAAGGACAGTGTGACAAAGGAACAGGGAAGAACTCCACGCATAATGTCCTTCCTCAGCTGAAGACAGAGGAAGTACCTGAAGAAAAGGtgaatggataaaaaaaaaactaagttatGGATAAGTGAAAAtgacaataacagaaaaaaattgtttctaGTGAAACAATTTTCAAGTGTGCTTGCATAATATCAATCCTTTCATGAGAGCTAAACAGCTAACGTAGCTCTGTCGGTATTACAACTTACCTGGTGAGATCTTCAGTCAGCTGTGCAGGATCAGGAGGATAGAACTTCACGTTGAATGTAAACTCATAGACAGCACCTGAAACCTGCTTTCGGATCTCTTTGGTGGGTTCCAGCCATGTCTGCAGGAAAtattggaaaaaaagaacaaccacTCAGCACAGATTTCTTCCTTGTGTGACTCTGTTATTAAAGAATAGCTAAAGTAATACAAGAAACGCCAGCCCACCTTGCTGGTTGGTGTTTCCCAGTTAGCAAGGCCAAAGTAATCCTTCTCCAGAAGGTTGACATGGTCACACACTTTTGTTAAAAGTTCCTGGCCTTTAGCATGTTTCTGAATAACACACACACGGACAACTATATTAATCAAACAACAGAGCATTAAGTAAAAATTATCAAGAAAATTTGGTGAGTTGCTTACATCAAGTTCACACTCAAACTGAGTGTCGTCCAGTAAGGTGACTTTGCACTGCATGATTTTCTGACGTTTGGGGCTTTTAGCCTCCTCCAccttcttttctgtcttcttttctttcgCCGGTTTCTCTTTCTTGGCCTGCTGCTCGGTTGCCTTTTGCTCTCCTTTGGTTGCCTCCACCTTTTCTGTtggttcctcctccttctttgtGTCCTCCTTTTTCACGTCTTCCTCTACTTCAGGCTCTTTCTTTATCTCAGATTCTTCCTTCTGTTCCTCTGGAGCAGGCTAATGGAGTTCCCACGAGACATTTGCAGAAGAGACAGGATACAATGCATTAAATGTACAAAGATGACAGCACTTGAGACAATACTACACATGATagtaaaaatcaaatatatagTTGTTAATAGAGGCTTTTGTTCTGATGAgtacaccaaaaaaaaaaaaaaaacaagcttttagCTGAAACCATCACAGTTACTTCTGCTGAACCAGCTACCCACGTCATAAAAAATTcattggaggaaaaaaaaaaaaaacaaaacacaggttTCTCTACTATAATGTGACAAGCAGCATGAATCTAAATATAACACAACTTTGTTCTACTTGGATTTTCTGTAGATGATGGCATTCTTGCATTGCATCGTCCATTAAATATGAGGCAATTATATAAGCTTAGCATGGAGAAAGCTACTCTTTCTACCCAAAGAATATTTAATTAGCATGCTATAACCTCTGGATTTGAAGAAGTGCCACCATGGAACCTTGTTATGATAGTGGAAACAGCAGCCATTAAGTACCATAATATAAAGTCCtgtctatttttttaataagctataatgtatatgtattttttgttcATGCACTTTTAAGACTGCTTTTAAGATGACTTTGTTAACATCTAGGCGGCTTCAAGCTGACTGCTTTTGTCCATCTCTTGTCCTCATGTTAAGGGATGTTAATCGTCTTCTGTATTCCAGTTTAACTGAGcttttacacacacagattATATTAATCCACTCATCTAATTTTTGGCAGACAAATAACACCCAAATGTCTATTTTGTTTCCTACAGTAGTGAATAAATGAGctaaatcattattatttagaACTTTTGCCAAGATTGATTTCCATTTACCGGtaccataaaaagaaaagaatgtatCCGTGGTGTCCGTGTACTGGGTGCCAGTCCACAGCTGAGTGTTTTCTGGCTGTTAGTCACTCACCTGTGTCTCAGTGCTGCTTACTGACTGCTGATCTGGAGCCTGTTCAGTGTCTGGCTCAGTTTTAAGTTCAGGCTCTGGAGCAGCAATCGGCGCTTTCACCTGCTCAACTCCGGCTTTCAcctccttctcttccttttttcctttgttcttccctttctcttttttctttcccttttcctcttctttttgttgttttccttcagTCTTCCcctgctcttcttctttttccttctgttttgcCTCTTCGTTCACCTTCTCCTCCCCTTTTGGCTtgtcctcttctttcttttttcccttttcttcttttgctttctcctcctcctttttagccttttcttctttcgttttctcctcttctttctttttagccttctcttctttcactttgtcctcctccttcttcttagctttttcttcttctttcttttttgccttttcAGCCTCTCtggctttttcttcttctctcctctttgctttctcttcttctctctttcgtaccctttcttcctcctctgttttcctttttgctttttcCTCTTCCCTCTTCTTcaccttttcctctttttcttttttctttgccaaCTTCTTATcaactttttcttcctctttctttccaGCCTCTGTCGCTTTCTCTTTAAcctccttcttttcttcttttgtctctgGTTTTGCCTCCTCCTTTTCTACAGCCAGTTttgtcttctcttcctccttctcctcttctatcttttctggcttttcttcctctttttttgtctcGTCCTTTTTCACTTTCTCCTCATTCTTTTCCTCGgcttttttctttgcttctttttttttctttttactgcccttcttttcaactttttcttccactttctttttttcttctatctgctctattttctcttcttctgtctttttaacTTCTTTGACATCTGATTTCTCCTCCACGGCTTTAGTCtccttttcttcacttttcacCTCTTccactttctcttcttctgcctTTTCAGCTTTCTCCTCTTTGTCTGATTTTTCTTCCCTGGCTTTCTCTGCCTCGAACCCCTCGCCCTCAGAGCACTGCGAGCGACGTTTCAGGAAAGAAGAGAACAGACGAGAGAGGCCTTTGCCAGCAGAGGTCCTGGTACGAGGCTtcagctgctcctcctctgggGAGGTAGCTGCATCCGCAGGCCCAGGTTCAGCAACCTGCTCCTGGGCCTTTTTGCTCGGCTGCTCCCCCTCCTGCTCAGatgttgctgcttcctgcttctgCTTATTCTCTGGCTCAGGTTCAAGGGCTGCACTGCTGGTCTTCTGCTTGCCCTCGGTGTCTGCCTCACTCACAGCGCTTGCCTCTGTTGTCATGGTAGCCACTGGGAAGGAGAACAGAAGGGAGTCAGAGATGAAGAAAAGTCATAATGCTGCACAAAGCATGGTGGTGAACTATATGGACATACTTGGATCACAACTACCAAGAAAGCTGACTATTTAGCCCTTTTCACATGAGACATGTGAATGTAATTACTTCATCAGTCATTTAAGCAATGACATTAGGTCATTCACACATTTGCcactttttgttcatgtttgttgACATCGTTGTGAAAGTGATGGAAATATTAGAcgataaataaagatatttattgAGTCACAGCCTTTTtacaacatccatccattttctattttatgttattccaattcagggatGCGGGTAAGATGAAGCCTaccccagcaattagcaggtcgTCAGTCTATCGTAGTGTTTTTACAACATGTCATCTCATTAGTGCCAAGCATGCAGTTGTGTGAAAGAAAACGGGATGGAGGCAGCTCAAAATGTTACATGCTCACCACAGCAGCAGGGCAACTGTTATCAAATAGAGACAAGAATGATGTTACGCCACCTTTTCACACTGCCACTGCTGTTTGACAGAAGCTGCAGCACCGCACAAAACTATTTTTACTCATAACATCTTCTTATGCCATAAAACTGAATATCAAGCACGAACATGAAGCATTGTGTTACGTCAAACCACTCAGAGCTGAGCAGCAACATAAGGAAAACTTCATAGGCAATATTGCATCAATGACGATATGATTTgtgataaatgtaaacaaataactTTCCTTTTCTGTGTCTGTTCATAATGATTAGCTGTTAAATATGCAagaaacagaacttttttttaatatagtttTTATGACATATTGTATATAATCTGAATTTTCTGCACAATTTTTATTGTTGGTATGCTTTTATGTTTGatggtgaatgaatgaatttgatTGTTGTTCATCACTTTATGGCTGCAGCTAGGGTAAACGCCCAATACAAATTTCCCCCTAAGATGACAATAAAGTTAATCTTGATCTTGACTTCTTCTACATGGAATAGAGCCAGTAAAGTACTGATACTGCACATGCTGATATTGTGACAGGTTTTTGATATATTGAGCCACTATAGGGAACCAGTTGCTAATATGATCTATGGTTAGACAGAAAGCGCAAACTTCAGCTACAGCTCATTTGACTCAAAACATCTTTAAGTCGGAGAGGTTGAACCACATTGTTAATTATTATTGAAGCAAACTGCTGGATTCCTTCAAACAGCTGATCATATATCAAATTAACCCACCTCTTTTGTGCATGTCTGTTTGTAAACTAATTGCAGCAGTTCATATTTGTGCTGTGCTGAAAGTGTCTCAATACGTAACAGAAAAGATCGCCGGATGGAGGCGGTGAGGGTCCAAACGTGACATGGAAATGCTCAATGACTGCGACATTAATAAGGAGCaatgcatgtgtgaaatgtttttaaaactggatGATTTACTCTttacttaaaagaaaatgtcatgtgTAGGCTTGATATACCGATCAGGCTAAATGATTTCTAACTTTATTCATCATCAAGAGGAATTTTAATAAACAAGTTCTATGCAGTAATCTACTTCGCTGTTTAAAGATAACTGCTTTCGCTCTGTGGTATAACAAACTTCTATAAAGCAAACTAACACCCACGGATTATAATCTAACTCCAGCACAGTtctcacacatacaaaaaacatcattttttcAAACAATAGCCTTCCATGCTGAAGAATGCTGAGGGCCAATCACAGACTCATTAAATCCCACCGACACAAAGGAGGCATTCTCTTCTGTATCTGCCTATTAGCACCGCCTGGGTCATCCTCACCAAGCAAGCCTGGCTCTTCATATCACACACACGCACCTGCACAGGTCATCGGACACACAAGGACCAGATAACATGATGATACAAAAGATCATCAGTTGgtaatgcttttttgtttgctaCTCTGAATTTccagtttaaatgaaaacttcCCAGACAATTAACCCTAAATCTGCCACAAAGGCCAACATGCCTTTTctaaagtaaatgtttaaattattttggcAAACTGCTTCTTATTCAAATGTGCAATGGAAACAAATGTTGTGTCTTacaatttttaatcaaactctgAAGTAGTTATGCAAATATGAAGGCTGCAGCTAATTTATAATACTTTTCTTACTTATTGTCAAGCAACAAAGTGACTCACAGCCTTAAAACTCAGAACCTTAAGATTTAAATCATtcaacttttatttaataatttggcaGATATGGTACATTGAAAATCTTCCACCCGGCTGCTTAGGTAGGCGAAATGTTGGCTACAGTGCCTCAAAGTACCATCAATTCTCTTCAGTGATAAGCGTCCTGTCTGGCCTTGTCTAATCGGTGACTAATGTAGCTGTGTTTGTCTCCTCCATATGTAGTTCAAGTCCCACCCTACTCTTTTGATGGGGGAGGGGGGAAATGCCAGACAAGCAGACAGGCCAATCTTCCAGATGTACAGGGCTGTCCCAAAGGGTGCATCCAGGATCTCTATACCATACACTTCCCACTGGCACTACGGGAcagcaggagaggaggagggggtaCGCAAATAGGCCAAATCCTCTTTAGCCCTCCCATTGTTTGTGTCCAGTGACCAATAACTGCTGCACTCTATTACTAATCCTGCCCACCCTTCCCCCCACAAGACCCCCCCTACCCC
Encoded here:
- the LOC121641205 gene encoding uncharacterized protein LOC121641205 isoform X10 translates to MQCKVTLLDDTQFECELDKHAKGQELLTKVCDHVNLLEKDYFGLANWETPTSKTWLEPTKEIRKQVSGAVYEFTFNVKFYPPDPAQLTEDLTRYFLCLQLRKDIMRGVLPCSFVTLSLLGSYTAQSEVGEYDPEVHGSDYLKDLSLAPGQSKELEEKVMELHRTYRSMSPAQADMLFLENAKKLAMYGVDLHQAKDLDGVDITLGVCSSGLMVYKDKLRINRFPWPKVLKISYKRSSFFIKIRPSEQEQYESTIGFKLPNYKASKKLWKVCVEHHTFFRVSTVEPPASRRFLVLGSKFRYSGRTQAQTRQASSMIDRPAPRFARSASKRLSRNLDGAGEETLQFLQQLSGSGRSETDDWSLVMELDKPQSSLEFPAKGESEQTSAQFWEEGQSVQTWQGTTVTRSVSQPWQELATDEQQQMRQEDDWSALLYHDRPVPVVSTFDVVKEPAKPSLAEMTSLAQLFQPEFIQRDDWFILFSSECVQQPLSSSQVQFQLRVEEQSTEVTTKEVIQRLQETVTLVDKMTEVDVLEGKLREVRGLEERLQDVDEMAERLQKVIEEELGKEEVEKLRKEEEWEQQGKGITKVVVRKSVRKMERTDEDEDELEEEIKRVFFKGLLPEEEEESETLVTQENLLDESLREKLRQIEKEWQGEVEEKFASPELAGTTSVVAYQRVERTAKKRVTVEDGGQSGGTVLDKWEIAEERTQKEVTGRGQAEDHVQMEDEDDWFELFHRPLYKPAGNGSEYFSSKSEVAALVVKTEVKVEERKVRQEEVWRVPEILQQPYVVGRVDDSWFVLLEVPPRETSYLPQVTLRERAQTDDQAFVSVAGDVEEEKVLIEERQIIQEAPRYLEEILQQQVADREDDWFKLLDVLPSKTTYVPPGIVTPKEGVSLTEVMAVKQREQRAKVLVRDTEIKLIPVEREDDWFMLLDVPIRQTSFVPPVSMAESSQVYHRESVSSVSKVLTVKSRSDIVVEEILMQKDDKQLPEQKMLLPMREGEDDWFLLLDFVSRATSYVPPVYVPPPSKIYPAVPAKAESVQPKFYLDQISPQPFQQLPKIDDDWFILFDAVHGKAVTVPTATPLEIVRDMKKTFEAEVKTTETRTYKKVIIGVDRRQDGTRISEIRPSQLAPLSETGGENDWFKLFDVTRGKPVVMLPVAVVQRVTPPAEPKPDYVMEAVRPAVVLVNQPQPRKVEDDWFVLHDVAEQVSVPVAVDELVTVRPVVRRAKEFAITEQITQRRVTIVEEKWQKKDVVQPQPAVRQVEDDWFVLLDVAPKKSVAPPEGIQVPAKVKLPAAVVTRKIDISEIRPQFEKRILEERVPLVQSQAGDDWFVLLDFDLKESVVSTQRGMRPVSAPVFSQAALAEAGIPMAPLEQPQTSTPIKTSRQEERKLEVTVEAVEPSRMEAVAEVKTAVWREQREVDSSLISTINGDIQHESETSLEGVRMRKKRAKKIEGDSIYVRHSILMLEEFEKPQEDLLKHHASISELKRNFMEAVPEPRLSEWDKRLSTHSPFRTLGINGQPLPSADGFVIRLPRGPLLDFYSKRS